Proteins from a single region of Campylobacter sp. RM16704:
- the glmS gene encoding glutamine--fructose-6-phosphate transaminase (isomerizing): MCGIVGYIGTKEKRKIILDGLKELEYRGYDSAGLAVMKDGELDFFKAVGKLENLANKTINFTSDGFGLAIGHTRWATHGKPTEINAHPHLGQYSCVIHNGIIENYQELKTKLIKEGINFLSQTDTEVIVHLFEYYANNLEPFKAFEKTITELKGAFAILLVSKKNPNTIYFAKNAVPLIIGKNGDENEYYFASSDAPLVSLVDKVAYLEDGDYGYVNLSECKICHEQACNQPNFVALSKDKSFAQKDGYRFFMEKEIYEQSRVLGEVLMGRLQGEQIVFEDIDETLLKDIDEITLCACGTSYHAALSGAYLLERLAKIKTKVEVASEFRYREAIIGKNTLFVVISQSGETADTLEALKIAKTQGVKTLAICNVDNSNIVRLADISLLTRAGIEKGVASTKAFATQVATLWMLAIYLAQKANLDMSKEIKALRSLPNIVKVEQSLHEKVHRISKRYLHGHGFFFIGRDVFYPLALEGALKLKEISYLHAEGYPAGEMKHGPIALADSELFTVALMPQNCLYEKTKSNVEELAARDSTLLAISPLDFDLSDDFIRTSKQEHYMCEFFEMMVILQLLALEVSIRLGNDVDMPRNLAKSVTVE; encoded by the coding sequence ATGTGTGGAATAGTAGGATATATAGGGACTAAAGAAAAAAGAAAAATCATACTAGATGGTTTAAAAGAACTTGAATATAGAGGTTATGATAGTGCTGGATTAGCTGTGATGAAAGATGGAGAGCTTGATTTTTTCAAAGCGGTTGGTAAATTAGAAAATTTGGCAAACAAAACCATTAATTTTACTAGTGATGGTTTTGGACTTGCTATAGGCCATACACGCTGGGCTACACATGGAAAGCCAACCGAAATTAACGCTCATCCTCACCTAGGGCAATATTCTTGTGTTATACATAATGGAATTATAGAAAATTATCAAGAATTAAAAACAAAGCTTATCAAAGAAGGTATAAATTTTTTAAGTCAAACTGATACTGAAGTAATTGTACATTTATTTGAATACTATGCAAATAACTTAGAACCTTTTAAAGCTTTTGAAAAAACTATAACAGAATTAAAAGGAGCTTTTGCAATATTGCTTGTAAGTAAAAAAAATCCAAATACTATTTACTTTGCTAAAAATGCTGTGCCATTAATCATCGGTAAAAATGGAGATGAAAACGAATATTATTTTGCTTCAAGTGATGCACCGCTTGTTTCCTTGGTTGATAAAGTGGCTTATCTTGAAGATGGAGATTATGGATATGTTAATTTAAGTGAATGTAAAATTTGCCACGAACAAGCTTGTAATCAACCTAATTTTGTCGCTTTAAGTAAGGATAAAAGTTTTGCTCAAAAAGATGGTTATAGATTTTTTATGGAAAAAGAAATTTATGAACAAAGCAGAGTTTTAGGCGAAGTTTTAATGGGACGTTTGCAAGGCGAACAAATCGTTTTTGAAGATATAGATGAAACACTTTTAAAAGATATAGATGAAATAACGCTTTGTGCTTGTGGTACCAGCTATCACGCAGCTTTAAGTGGAGCTTATTTGCTAGAAAGACTTGCAAAAATTAAAACCAAAGTTGAAGTAGCTAGTGAATTTAGATATAGAGAAGCTATTATAGGTAAAAATACCCTTTTTGTGGTAATTTCTCAAAGTGGGGAAACTGCTGATACACTAGAAGCTTTAAAAATAGCAAAAACACAGGGTGTTAAAACTTTGGCAATATGCAATGTAGATAATTCTAATATCGTGCGTTTGGCTGATATATCATTACTTACTAGAGCAGGAATTGAAAAAGGCGTAGCTTCAACCAAAGCTTTTGCTACCCAAGTGGCAACTTTATGGATGCTTGCAATTTATCTTGCTCAAAAAGCAAATTTAGATATGAGTAAAGAGATTAAAGCCTTAAGAAGCTTACCAAATATAGTAAAAGTTGAACAAAGCTTACATGAAAAAGTTCATAGAATATCAAAAAGATATTTACACGGGCATGGATTTTTCTTTATAGGAAGAGATGTGTTTTATCCACTAGCACTAGAAGGTGCTTTAAAATTAAAAGAAATTTCATATTTACATGCTGAAGGTTATCCTGCAGGAGAAATGAAACACGGACCTATAGCCTTAGCAGATAGTGAGCTTTTTACCGTTGCACTAATGCCACAAAATTGCCTTTATGAAAAAACTAAGTCAAATGTAGAAGAACTTGCTGCAAGAGATTCCACCTTGCTTGCTATTTCTCCACTTGATTTTGACTTAAGTGATGATTTTATAAGAACTTCAAAACAAGAACACTACATGTGTGAATTTTTTGAGATGATGGTAATATTACAGCTTTTAGCTTTAGAAGTTTCTATACGACTTGGCAATGATGTAGATATGCCAAGAAATCTAGCAAAAAGCGTTACGGTGGAATAA
- a CDS encoding molybdopterin-binding TMAO/DMSO reductase, which produces MSLTRRKFLKGLAATSALVSVNPLMAANGGTKFYDTKKIPHATHFGAFWAEVNSEGKIVKTIPQQSDKHPSIITDAIVDRTYSDTRVKYPCVRKSFLEGKKRPKLRGKEPFVRVSWEKALELVLEKLKETPIENLFNASYGAWGHVGLLHNCNSVAGRFFNTALGGHIGTDGEYSNGAAGRVNATIMGDLEVYSLQTSHEVILENTQVYVLWGADLYKCNQIDFKVANRGNDEYYKKYSKSKIKFITIDPQYTQTAEILNADWIKIRPNTDVALMLGMMNYLYKSGKYDKKFIEKYTDGFDKFLPYLLGKTDGIDKTPAWAANITGVEEKVITSLADTFVKNRTFLAGNWAMQRAQHGEQADWTLMVLASMIGQVGLPGGGFGFSMHYSGGGQAFSGVRLPVGLPQGKNNLDTNIPASRISEAILNPGKTIKFKGKEITYPKIKLMYVVGASVLGHHPNTNELIKALRTLDTLIVHEPWWTPMAKMADIVLPSTTTLERDDISFGGSYSQDYVYAMKKVIEPYFESRNDYDIFEELAKRIGEREHKKFTGNKTKQQWLEGFYGRSDCPYYMEFADFWKQGFIYFEPPKEAYNYVRHSEFRADPVANKLATESGKIQIYSPKFEKYNLEDFKAHPTWFEPAEWLGNEKLVKKYPFHLVSPHPRYRVHSQLDNTWVRDLYKIQGREPVVINTNDAKKLGITHGEVVEVFNDRGSLLAGAFVTDNIMEGVISIQEGAWYDPEDVDDNKPRCNAGHVNVLTSSRPTSTMAQATSVNTCLVGIKKLKEVIKPYNSTTPPKIIGA; this is translated from the coding sequence ATGAGTTTAACAAGAAGAAAGTTTTTAAAAGGACTTGCTGCGACTTCTGCACTTGTCTCGGTTAATCCTTTAATGGCTGCAAATGGGGGAACTAAGTTTTATGATACTAAAAAAATTCCTCACGCAACACACTTTGGTGCTTTTTGGGCTGAAGTCAATTCAGAGGGCAAAATAGTTAAAACTATTCCACAACAATCTGATAAACATCCTTCTATTATCACTGATGCTATTGTTGATAGAACATATTCAGATACTAGGGTGAAATATCCTTGCGTTAGAAAAAGCTTTTTAGAAGGTAAAAAAAGACCTAAATTAAGAGGAAAAGAGCCTTTTGTAAGAGTAAGTTGGGAAAAAGCTTTAGAATTGGTTTTAGAGAAACTAAAAGAAACTCCTATTGAAAATTTATTCAATGCAAGTTATGGTGCTTGGGGACATGTAGGCTTATTGCACAATTGTAACTCTGTAGCTGGAAGATTTTTTAATACTGCTTTAGGCGGTCACATAGGAACAGATGGTGAGTATAGTAATGGTGCTGCTGGTAGGGTTAATGCGACTATAATGGGAGATTTGGAAGTTTATTCTTTGCAAACTTCTCACGAGGTTATCTTAGAAAATACTCAAGTTTATGTTTTATGGGGAGCTGACCTTTATAAATGTAATCAAATTGATTTTAAGGTTGCAAATCGTGGAAATGATGAGTATTATAAAAAATACAGCAAATCAAAAATCAAATTTATCACAATCGATCCTCAATACACTCAAACAGCTGAAATTTTAAATGCTGATTGGATTAAAATTCGTCCAAATACCGATGTGGCTTTAATGCTTGGTATGATGAATTATCTTTATAAAAGTGGCAAGTATGATAAAAAATTTATAGAAAAATATACTGATGGTTTTGATAAATTCTTACCTTATTTGCTTGGAAAAACTGATGGTATTGATAAAACTCCAGCTTGGGCTGCAAATATTACTGGCGTTGAAGAAAAAGTTATCACAAGCTTAGCAGATACTTTTGTTAAAAATAGAACTTTCTTAGCAGGTAATTGGGCTATGCAAAGAGCTCAGCATGGAGAACAAGCTGATTGGACTTTAATGGTTTTAGCTTCTATGATAGGGCAAGTTGGCTTACCAGGTGGTGGATTTGGTTTTTCTATGCATTATTCAGGTGGTGGACAAGCTTTTTCAGGTGTAAGATTACCAGTAGGTTTACCACAGGGTAAAAATAATCTTGATACTAATATACCAGCAAGTAGAATTTCAGAAGCTATTTTAAACCCAGGTAAAACTATTAAATTTAAAGGTAAAGAAATCACTTATCCAAAAATTAAATTAATGTATGTTGTTGGAGCTTCGGTTTTAGGTCACCATCCAAATACTAATGAGCTTATTAAAGCTTTGAGGACTCTTGATACATTAATCGTACATGAGCCTTGGTGGACTCCTATGGCAAAAATGGCAGATATTGTATTACCTTCAACTACAACTTTAGAAAGAGATGATATTAGCTTTGGTGGTTCTTATTCTCAAGATTATGTTTATGCTATGAAAAAAGTAATTGAACCTTATTTTGAAAGTAGAAATGATTATGATATTTTTGAAGAATTAGCAAAAAGAATAGGCGAGAGAGAACATAAAAAATTCACAGGAAATAAAACAAAACAACAATGGCTTGAAGGGTTTTATGGCAGAAGTGATTGTCCTTATTATATGGAATTTGCTGATTTTTGGAAGCAAGGTTTTATTTATTTTGAGCCACCAAAAGAAGCTTATAATTATGTTAGACATTCTGAATTTAGAGCAGATCCTGTGGCAAATAAACTTGCAACAGAAAGTGGAAAAATTCAAATTTATTCACCAAAATTTGAAAAGTATAATTTAGAGGATTTTAAAGCACATCCTACTTGGTTTGAACCAGCTGAATGGTTAGGCAATGAAAAATTGGTTAAAAAATATCCTTTTCATTTAGTAAGCCCACATCCAAGATATAGAGTGCATTCTCAACTTGATAATACTTGGGTAAGAGATTTATACAAAATTCAGGGTAGAGAACCAGTTGTTATAAATACAAATGACGCTAAAAAACTTGGCATTACTCACGGAGAGGTTGTAGAAGTATTTAACGATCGTGGCTCACTTTTAGCAGGTGCTTTTGTAACAGATAATATCATGGAAGGGGTTATTAGTATCCAAGAGGGTGCTTGGTATGATCCTGAAGATGTAGATGATAATAAGCCAAGATGTAATGCAGGTCATGTGAATGTTTTAACTAGCTCAAGACCAACTTCAACTATGGCTCAAGCAACCAGTGTAAATACTTGTTTAGTAGGTATTAAAAAGTTAAAAGAAGTTATAAAACCATATAACTCAACTACACCGCCAAAAATTATAGGAGCTTAA
- a CDS encoding phosphoribosyltransferase yields MYYYTYEEFQKEIIPFTRKIKEEFNPDVLLAIARGGMTLGHFLAEGMGNRNLFSLNSIHYEDTQKLDTIKIFNIPNLNSYKKILLVDDIIDSGETMIEIKRVLMEKYPHLELKVASVFYKPSALLIPEFCIKEAKEWIEFFWSIKI; encoded by the coding sequence ATGTATTATTACACTTATGAAGAATTTCAAAAAGAAATTATACCTTTTACGCGTAAAATTAAAGAAGAATTTAACCCTGATGTTTTGCTTGCCATAGCAAGAGGTGGTATGACTTTAGGGCATTTTTTGGCAGAAGGTATGGGAAATAGAAATTTATTTTCTTTAAATTCTATTCACTATGAAGATACTCAAAAGCTAGATACGATTAAAATTTTTAATATTCCTAATCTTAATTCATATAAAAAAATTCTTTTGGTAGATGATATTATAGATAGTGGTGAAACTATGATAGAAATTAAAAGAGTTTTAATGGAAAAATATCCTCATTTAGAACTTAAGGTTGCTAGCGTGTTTTACAAGCCTTCAGCATTATTAATTCCTGAGTTTTGTATTAAAGAAGCAAAAGAGTGGATAGAATTTTTTTGGAGCATTAAAATTTAG
- a CDS encoding NCS2 family permease, with translation MDFFKLKEHNTDIKTEIYAGIATFLAMIYIIPVNANIMSKSGMPLEALIIATALVTIIATAFSAFFSNTPVAMSVGMGLNAYFTFSVCGTYQIPWQSALGAVFLSGFIFTLLSFTNFRIWVIKSIPNDLRKAISAGIGTFIAFMGLVQMGIITKNEATLVGLGDFSSTKVLFGLFGLFLVFVFWAWKIKGAFILAVFVSALCAWIFGIDGAKFPEQLLSLPVISGDNGLSAIFGKLDIKGALELSMIPIVLTFFVTQLFDSVGTITGVGSRGKIFDDPKQGEKKLGKTLGADAVSSAMGAVVGTSTVTAFVESSAGVEAGGRTGLTALVAAICFVFTLFLLPVFKAIPSNSIYPILVLVGVLMFMEVANINFKDKAIAVSAFFIIIMMPLTYSITTGFAFGFIAYLFMCIMQKEFDKINLGIIVLSAISLLVFLLQFL, from the coding sequence ATGGATTTTTTTAAACTTAAAGAACATAATACAGATATAAAAACAGAAATTTATGCAGGTATTGCTACTTTTTTAGCAATGATTTATATTATACCAGTTAATGCAAATATTATGAGTAAATCAGGTATGCCATTAGAAGCTTTAATCATAGCCACTGCATTAGTAACTATCATAGCCACTGCTTTTAGTGCCTTTTTTTCTAATACTCCGGTGGCTATGAGTGTGGGTATGGGTTTAAATGCATATTTTACTTTTAGTGTGTGTGGTACTTATCAAATTCCTTGGCAAAGTGCTTTAGGTGCTGTATTTTTATCAGGTTTTATTTTTACTTTATTATCTTTTACTAATTTTAGAATTTGGGTTATTAAAAGCATACCAAATGATTTAAGAAAAGCCATATCAGCAGGTATTGGAACCTTTATAGCATTTATGGGGCTTGTGCAAATGGGGATTATTACAAAAAATGAAGCAACTTTAGTCGGCTTAGGAGATTTTTCAAGCACTAAAGTACTTTTTGGTTTGTTTGGCTTATTTTTAGTTTTTGTGTTTTGGGCTTGGAAGATTAAAGGTGCATTTATTTTAGCTGTATTTGTGAGTGCTTTATGTGCTTGGATTTTTGGCATTGATGGGGCTAAATTTCCAGAACAACTTTTATCTTTACCAGTTATTAGTGGAGATAATGGCTTAAGTGCTATATTTGGCAAACTTGATATTAAAGGTGCATTAGAACTTAGTATGATCCCTATAGTATTAACTTTTTTTGTAACTCAACTTTTTGATAGTGTGGGAACTATCACAGGCGTGGGTTCAAGAGGAAAAATTTTTGATGATCCAAAGCAAGGTGAAAAAAAACTAGGTAAAACCTTAGGAGCTGATGCGGTAAGTTCAGCTATGGGTGCAGTAGTAGGAACTTCCACGGTTACTGCATTTGTGGAAAGTTCAGCGGGTGTTGAAGCAGGTGGTAGAACAGGACTTACGGCTTTAGTAGCTGCTATATGTTTTGTTTTTACTTTATTTTTATTGCCAGTATTTAAAGCAATTCCTTCAAATTCTATCTATCCTATTTTAGTTCTTGTTGGAGTTTTAATGTTTATGGAAGTTGCTAATATTAATTTTAAAGACAAAGCTATAGCAGTAAGTGCGTTTTTTATCATCATTATGATGCCATTAACTTATTCTATCACAACAGGCTTTGCTTTTGGTTTTATAGCATATTTATTTATGTGTATTATGCAAAAAGAATTTGATAAAATTAATCTTGGTATCATCGTTTTAAGTGCAATTTCATTGCTAGTATTTTTATTACAATTTTTATAG
- a CDS encoding monoheme c-type cytochrome: protein MKKIILALTFLASTLFAKDMFIFNEKVDLLDSASKKVVGQIYEGSKVELVKEEGEYSLIKVKGEVVDSNPKSLAYTKDGIYLLLTLNAKNASNEMEFLVKSKDLTDKEILAWDEIELTYYDTCTSCHAAHKPKEHLMEEWDAYLSAMQGFAKITDAEKARILRFLQSHASNGPVKLD, encoded by the coding sequence ATGAAAAAAATTATATTAGCATTGACTTTTTTAGCTAGTACCCTATTTGCCAAAGATATGTTTATTTTTAATGAGAAAGTAGATCTTTTAGATAGTGCTAGTAAAAAGGTGGTAGGACAAATTTATGAAGGCTCTAAAGTAGAACTTGTAAAAGAAGAGGGTGAATATTCTTTGATAAAAGTTAAAGGTGAGGTAGTAGATTCAAATCCAAAAAGTCTTGCTTATACTAAAGATGGAATTTATCTTTTACTTACTTTAAATGCTAAAAATGCAAGCAATGAAATGGAATTTTTAGTTAAAAGTAAAGATTTAACTGATAAAGAAATTCTTGCTTGGGATGAGATAGAATTAACTTATTATGATACTTGCACAAGTTGTCATGCAGCTCATAAACCAAAAGAACACTTAATGGAAGAATGGGATGCATATTTATCCGCCATGCAAGGTTTTGCAAAGATTACTGACGCAGAAAAAGCTAGAATTTTAAGATTTTTACAATCTCACGCAAGTAATGGACCTGTAAAGCTTGACTAA
- the mqnE gene encoding aminofutalosine synthase MqnE: protein MQTIIKKLENQERLNEEEANELWNLELFTLGKYAQKIRTNLHGKKVYFNVNRHINPTNICVDTCKFCAFSAHRKNPNPYTMTHEEIMKIVDETVQRDTKEIHIVSAHNKNTSWQWYLEIFKMIKQKYPFLHIKALTAAEVDFLSRAFNMSYEEIIEKMLEYGVDSMPGGGAEIFDEEVRKRICHGKVSSENWLKIHKLWHEKGRQSNATMLFGHIESRENRINHMIRLRNLQDQTGGFNAFIPLVWQQDNSFITGKKPLGSVEILKTLAIARIVLDNIKNIKAYWATMGINLAMVAQDFGANDLDGTIEKESIQSAGGAKSSNGLNLKTFVEMIQSSGYIAIERDSLYNELKTY from the coding sequence ATGCAAACAATTATAAAAAAATTAGAAAATCAAGAAAGATTAAATGAAGAAGAAGCAAACGAGCTTTGGAATTTGGAACTTTTTACTTTAGGAAAATATGCACAAAAAATTCGCACTAATTTGCATGGTAAAAAAGTTTATTTTAATGTCAATCGCCATATCAATCCTACAAATATATGTGTGGATACTTGTAAATTTTGTGCCTTTTCAGCTCATAGAAAAAATCCCAACCCTTATACTATGACTCATGAAGAGATTATGAAAATAGTTGATGAAACAGTTCAAAGAGACACTAAAGAAATTCATATAGTTTCAGCACACAATAAAAACACATCGTGGCAATGGTATTTAGAAATTTTTAAAATGATTAAACAAAAATATCCATTTTTACACATTAAAGCTTTAACTGCTGCTGAGGTTGATTTTTTAAGTAGAGCATTTAATATGAGTTATGAAGAAATTATAGAAAAAATGCTTGAATATGGTGTAGATTCTATGCCAGGTGGTGGAGCTGAAATTTTTGATGAAGAGGTTCGAAAAAGAATTTGTCATGGCAAAGTTAGCAGTGAAAACTGGTTAAAAATTCACAAACTTTGGCATGAAAAAGGAAGACAAAGTAATGCCACTATGTTATTTGGGCATATAGAAAGTAGGGAAAATAGAATCAATCATATGATAAGATTAAGAAATCTTCAAGATCAAACCGGTGGTTTTAATGCTTTTATACCTTTAGTTTGGCAACAAGATAATAGTTTTATTACAGGTAAAAAACCACTAGGTTCGGTTGAAATTTTAAAAACCTTAGCCATAGCAAGAATAGTGCTTGATAATATCAAAAATATTAAAGCTTATTGGGCAACTATGGGGATAAATCTAGCTATGGTTGCTCAAGATTTTGGAGCAAATGACTTAGATGGAACTATAGAAAAAGAAAGCATACAAAGTGCAGGTGGTGCAAAAAGTTCAAATGGTTTAAATTTGAAAACTTTTGTGGAAATGATACAAAGTTCAGGTTATATTGCAATAGAACGCGATAGTTTATATAATGAATTAAAAACTTATTAA
- a CDS encoding membrane protein has protein sequence MKRYLLAVLFFDFCALLYGISTLSISYNEAQIYFYDHSLIAIIARFGTAIFGQNDFGLRLPFVLLHSLSCILLYILALKYTRTSFDAFISVVLFILLPGSVASALLINESSIVIFLTLLILVLFEYKKNILFFILFFLVLFVDKNFAILYLSFFFYGIYNKNKILIGLSLILFGISMSVYGFDASGKPKGYFLDTLGVFAACFSPLIFLYFFYVIYRILLQANKPLLWFISATTFIFCLIFSIRQRLFLEDFLPFCVVCTPLLIRYLMSSYRSRVPELRLKHKIFIECSLAFLVIFYLGIIFNHSFYYVLNKPKKHFAYDYHIAKNLAMKLKEQNINSINLKDDDLALRLKFYGISKGKTKLIFTQKPSNLYVSLGKHKLYFEVK, from the coding sequence ATGAAAAGGTATTTACTAGCCGTTTTATTTTTTGACTTTTGTGCTTTGTTGTATGGTATAAGCACTTTATCTATAAGTTACAATGAAGCACAAATTTACTTTTATGATCATAGTTTAATAGCTATAATTGCCAGATTTGGCACTGCTATTTTTGGTCAAAATGATTTTGGATTAAGACTTCCTTTTGTTTTATTGCATTCATTAAGTTGTATTTTACTTTATATTTTGGCTTTAAAATACACTAGAACTTCTTTTGATGCTTTTATATCTGTAGTTTTATTTATACTACTACCAGGTAGTGTTGCTAGTGCATTGCTTATAAATGAATCAAGTATTGTAATCTTTTTAACACTTCTAATTTTAGTTTTGTTTGAATATAAAAAAAATATACTTTTTTTTATATTATTTTTTTTAGTATTATTTGTAGATAAAAATTTTGCTATTTTATATTTATCTTTTTTCTTTTATGGAATTTATAATAAAAATAAAATCCTTATAGGACTTTCTTTGATTTTATTTGGTATTTCTATGAGTGTTTATGGTTTTGATGCAAGTGGTAAGCCTAAGGGGTATTTTTTAGATACTTTAGGCGTTTTTGCTGCCTGTTTTTCGCCTTTAATTTTTCTTTATTTTTTTTATGTAATATATAGAATTCTTTTACAAGCCAATAAACCACTTTTATGGTTTATTAGTGCTACTACTTTTATTTTTTGTTTGATATTTTCTATCAGACAAAGACTTTTTTTAGAAGATTTTTTACCTTTTTGTGTAGTTTGCACCCCGCTTTTGATCCGCTATTTAATGTCTTCATATCGTTCAAGAGTTCCTGAACTTCGCTTAAAACATAAGATATTCATTGAATGCTCTTTAGCATTTTTGGTAATTTTTTATCTTGGAATTATCTTTAACCATAGTTTTTATTATGTATTAAATAAACCTAAAAAACATTTTGCATATGATTATCATATTGCAAAAAATTTAGCTATGAAGCTAAAAGAACAAAATATCAATTCTATTAATCTTAAAGATGATGATTTAGCTTTAAGATTGAAATTTTACGGAATTTCTAAAGGCAAGACAAAGCTTATATTTACACAAAAACCTAGTAATTTATATGTGAGTTTAGGCAAACATAAATTATACTTTGAAGTAAAATGA